The proteins below come from a single Solea senegalensis isolate Sse05_10M linkage group LG2, IFAPA_SoseM_1, whole genome shotgun sequence genomic window:
- the LOC122760973 gene encoding nuclear factor 7, brain-like gives MASRLEEDLCCPVCQEVFRDPVVLSCSHSFCKDCVKRWWKDRPTTDCPICKRRASMDPPCNLVLKNTCETFLQERGQRSSEVLCSQHYEKLRLFCLDHQQPVCLVCRDSEKHSGHKIRPIDEAAQQHRKQLQETLETLKKNLKSLEEVQVKFDQTADHIKVQAQRTETRMKEQFKKLHQFLEKEEETRMAALREEEERKSHMMKEKMEALGREREALSHTVRATEDELRAEDISFLLSYKAAVDRVQRRPLLEPHLHSGALIDEAKHLGNLTFNIWNKMKDVVSYSPVVLDPNTAHPELVLSEDLTSVRRGSRQKVPDNPERMDRNISVLSSEGFNSGTHSWDVQVGDNKFWTVGVLESSQRKGRDKRSGLWGIGLYKDKYHTGSSGEVSVLQLKKKIQKFRVTLDRDRGQLSFSDPDTNTLIHRHTHTFTHTVFPFINTGDDDAVPVKVCVTEEQSS, from the coding sequence ATGGCCTCCAGATTAGAGGAGGATCTCTGCTGTCCGGTCTGTCAGGAGGTCTTCAGAGATCCTGTGGTTCTGTCCTGTAGCCACAGCTTCTGTAAAGACTGTGTGAAGAGATGGTGGAAGGACAGACCAACAACAGACTGTCCTATTTGTAAGAGAAGGGCTTCAATGGACCCACCGTGTAACCTGGTTTTAAAGAACACGTGTGAGACCTTCTTACaggagagaggtcagaggtcttCAGAGGTTCTCTGTAGTCAGCACTATGAGAAACTCAGACTCTTCTGTCTGGACCATCAGCAGCCAGTGTGTCTCGTCTGCAGAGATTCAGAAAAACACAGCGGCCACAAGATCAGACCCATCGATGAAgctgcacaacaacacaggaaGCAACTTCAGGAAACTCTGGAGACCCTCAAGAAGAACTTAAAGAGTCTGGAAGAAGTTCAGGTGAAGTTTGATCAAACGGCAGATCACATTAAAGTCCAGGCCCAACGCACAGAGACACGCATGAAGGAGCAGTTTAAGAAGCTTCATCAGTTTCtagaaaaggaagaggagaccAGGATGGCTGCtctgagggaggaagaggagcggaAGAGTCACAtgatgaaggagaagatggaggctctgggcagagagagagaagctctATCACATACAGTCAGAGCCACAGAGGACGAGCTGAGAGCTGAAGACATTTCCTTCCTGCTCAGCTACAAGGCTGCAGTGGACAGAGTGCAgcggcgccccctgctggagccACATCTACACTCTGGAGCTCTGATAGATGAGGCCAAACACCTGGGCAACCTGACCTTCAACATCTGGAACAAGATGAAGGACGTGGTCTCCTACAGTCCTGTGGTTCTGGACCCAAACACTGCTCATCCAGAACTCGTCCTGTCTGAAGATCTGACCAGTGTGAGACGAGGATCCAGACAGAAGGTTCCTGACAATCCAGAGAGGATGGACCGTAACATCAGTGTCCTGAGCTCTGAGGGTTTTAACTCAGGAACTCACAGCTGGGACGTCCAGGTTGGAGACAACAaattttggacagtgggagttTTAGAGTCTTCccagaggaaaggaagagacAAACGGTCTGGATTATGGGGGATAGGTTTATATAAAGATAAATACCACACAGGGTCATCAGGTGAAGTCTCTGTTCttcagctgaagaagaagatcCAGAAGTTCAGAGTGACTCTGGACCGGGACAGAGGACAACTGTCCTTCTCTGATCCGGATACtaacacactcatacacagacacacacacactttcacacacaccgTGTTTCCATTCATTAACACTGGAGATGATGACGCTGTTCCAGTGAAGGTTTGTGTGACAGAGGAACAGAGCAGTtag